One genomic window of Legionella jordanis includes the following:
- a CDS encoding MltA domain-containing protein encodes MKFKLLFINLLIGSQAMAAPHFMPSAPQSSTQYLIDGKALCATAKETLAYLNRGKDYDPAVIHEGKLFKIPLGRVKETLVFICQHQNEMANPQFIQKHFDFVRWYPDMEQAKPLSLNKPLIKNLAKDKILMTKYYVHLAKASHSPSATYPFALYALPKDEESLSLEEANTKPELLRFRYGKQAILKGALTHKNVPVLAYLSRNDLEAALMQGTVVADFGHHQYKIFNVHRCNNIPYDKNKAPYQQERYWFFKEVNGIKGYGKDAEQKITVNPKVTFAADLKQFGLGKLLMLQYPGQDGRMITKAGIMADTGGAFDNNAFQIDYLSGSYAGKDAFYKATQHLPNYVNAYFMLLKQ; translated from the coding sequence ATGAAATTTAAACTCTTGTTCATCAACCTACTGATTGGTTCCCAGGCCATGGCGGCGCCTCACTTTATGCCTTCTGCACCACAATCATCCACACAATACCTGATTGATGGCAAAGCTTTATGCGCAACCGCAAAAGAAACACTGGCTTATTTAAATAGAGGCAAAGACTATGATCCGGCAGTGATTCATGAGGGAAAGCTGTTTAAAATACCTTTAGGGCGAGTGAAAGAAACCTTAGTTTTTATTTGTCAACATCAGAATGAAATGGCTAATCCTCAATTTATTCAAAAGCACTTTGATTTTGTACGTTGGTATCCAGATATGGAGCAAGCCAAACCGCTAAGCTTAAACAAACCACTCATTAAAAATTTAGCCAAAGATAAAATTTTAATGACCAAATATTATGTCCATTTGGCCAAGGCATCTCATAGTCCTTCAGCGACTTACCCTTTCGCACTCTATGCTTTACCGAAAGACGAAGAATCTTTGTCCCTGGAAGAAGCCAACACCAAGCCTGAATTATTGCGCTTTCGCTACGGTAAGCAAGCCATATTAAAAGGAGCGCTGACTCATAAAAATGTGCCCGTTTTGGCTTATTTAAGCCGCAACGATCTCGAAGCAGCATTAATGCAAGGTACTGTTGTCGCTGATTTTGGTCATCATCAATATAAAATTTTCAATGTGCATCGATGCAATAACATCCCCTATGATAAAAACAAAGCTCCTTACCAACAAGAGCGTTATTGGTTTTTTAAAGAAGTCAATGGCATCAAAGGCTATGGCAAGGACGCTGAACAGAAAATTACAGTTAATCCAAAAGTAACTTTTGCCGCTGATCTTAAACAGTTCGGACTTGGAAAATTGCTGATGCTGCAATATCCTGGGCAAGATGGCAGAATGATCACGAAAGCCGGTATTATGGCTGATACGGGGGGAGCATTTGACAATAATGCCTTTCAAATCGATTATTTAAGCGGTAGTTACGCAGGCAAGGATGCTTTTTACAAGGCCACTCAACATCTGCCTAACTATGTAAATGCTTACTTCATGTTGCTGAAACAATAA
- a CDS encoding N-acetylmuramoyl-L-alanine amidase, which yields MKSFLLFLWCIHSTAYAFSCFNPQEIHQKPIQFNEERIALTRQYQLLHYGINSKSIEIEPKMIVLHWTCIPSLDNTFRIFNPPTFPRNSPRIKELPGTLNVSSHFVVDRDGTIYQLMPENWMARHVIGLNHYAIGIENIGGVNSVDDLTDAQVKANAFLVCYLKKKYPEIKYVIGHNEYLRFKGSALWLERDPNYQTDKDDPGPDFVKKVLQLVPYFK from the coding sequence ATGAAATCTTTTCTACTTTTTTTATGGTGTATACATTCAACGGCTTATGCCTTTTCTTGCTTCAATCCGCAAGAGATTCATCAAAAACCTATCCAATTCAATGAAGAACGCATTGCACTCACTAGGCAATATCAGCTTCTTCATTATGGCATTAACAGCAAATCCATTGAAATAGAACCTAAAATGATCGTGTTGCATTGGACTTGTATACCCTCATTAGACAACACATTTCGCATTTTTAATCCTCCCACTTTCCCCAGAAACTCTCCGAGAATAAAGGAGTTGCCCGGGACCTTAAATGTTTCTAGCCATTTTGTTGTGGATCGCGATGGAACTATCTATCAGCTGATGCCGGAAAATTGGATGGCCAGACATGTTATTGGACTTAATCATTATGCCATAGGGATTGAAAACATAGGCGGGGTTAACAGCGTAGATGATTTAACCGATGCCCAGGTCAAAGCCAATGCTTTTTTGGTTTGTTATCTAAAAAAGAAGTACCCCGAAATAAAATACGTGATAGGTCATAATGAATATTTGCGATTCAAAGGGAGTGCTTTATGGCTTGAGCGTGATCCTAATTATCAAACGGATAAGGATGACCCCGGGCCTGATTTCGTTAAAAAAGTTTTGCAATTAGTCCCATATTTCAAATGA
- a CDS encoding DUF4142 domain-containing protein has protein sequence MKSKILLLSIASTLAFSPAFAASNSTNQNSATTANTTSNQAATNNQADGEVLGFLVVLDQNEMTAAKDALSKKVSPKVKSYAKMLWNDHNKNLKETMRISKKMNQSPVDNSQTTALKQQGQQTEATLQPLNDRDFEVAFIDAMVKGHQDALNAIDQNMNTVSNKELKKHLKATRTSVQHHLDQAKKIQQSLQNSNSNANGNSNS, from the coding sequence ATGAAATCAAAAATTTTATTGTTATCCATTGCATCTACTTTGGCATTTTCTCCTGCCTTTGCTGCCAGCAATTCAACGAATCAAAATAGTGCTACAACTGCTAACACCACCAGCAATCAGGCTGCCACCAACAACCAAGCAGATGGTGAAGTGCTTGGCTTTCTTGTTGTTCTCGATCAAAATGAAATGACGGCTGCCAAGGACGCTTTAAGTAAAAAAGTAAGTCCCAAAGTAAAATCCTATGCCAAAATGCTCTGGAATGATCATAATAAAAATCTGAAAGAAACGATGCGAATCAGTAAAAAAATGAATCAGTCTCCAGTAGACAATAGCCAAACTACTGCTTTGAAGCAACAAGGCCAGCAAACAGAAGCTACTTTACAGCCTTTAAACGACAGAGATTTCGAAGTGGCTTTCATTGATGCGATGGTAAAAGGACATCAAGATGCTTTGAATGCAATTGATCAGAACATGAATACAGTTTCTAACAAGGAATTGAAAAAACACTTAAAAGCTACGCGTACCAGTGTTCAACATCATCTGGATCAAGCCAAAAAAATTCAACAGTCTTTGCAAAATTCCAATTCTAACGCGAATGGTAATTCAAACTCTTAA
- the ftsB gene encoding cell division protein FtsB — MRTIIIILLLALIGLQYKLWLGDGSILQWMSLEKKLETQTEENEKLLARNRAMEADIMELKSGDQALEEQARYELGMLKEGEVYYQFID; from the coding sequence ATGCGTACGATCATCATCATTTTGCTTTTAGCATTAATCGGTTTGCAATATAAATTATGGTTGGGGGATGGCAGCATTTTACAATGGATGAGTTTGGAAAAAAAATTGGAAACTCAGACTGAAGAAAATGAAAAACTTCTAGCACGTAATCGAGCCATGGAAGCTGATATTATGGAGTTAAAAAGTGGTGATCAGGCTTTAGAAGAACAAGCCCGCTATGAATTGGGTATGCTAAAGGAAGGGGAAGTTTACTATCAGTTTATTGACTAG
- the eno gene encoding phosphopyruvate hydratase has translation MQITGIRGREILDSRGNPTVEADVFLSNGEMGRASVPSGASTGSREACELRDNDQSRYAGKGVREAVNHINLDINQALKGFSIIDQEGIDNRLIELDGSPNKSKLGANAILAVSLACARAHAQSVKKPLYASLNEGQLMMMPVPMMNVLNGGAHADNNVDIQEFMLMPIGAADFPGALQMGTEIFHTLKAVLKKQGLNTAVGDEGGFAPDLKSNQQALDILVEAVQKAGYQLLKDVVFALDVAASELFENGYYHLASEGRKLSSEDMIRYYNTLLEHYPIVSIEDGLDENDWEGWQKLTASLGSQVQLVGDDLFVTNSKILQEGIEQNMANAILIKLNQIGTLTETRQAIHLAHANGYRCIISHRSGETEDSFIADLSVATGCGQIKTGSLCRTDRVAKYNQLLRIQEMSALPYAGRTTLNLKSI, from the coding sequence ATGCAAATTACTGGTATCAGAGGACGGGAGATTTTAGATTCTCGCGGCAATCCTACAGTTGAGGCGGATGTTTTCCTGAGTAATGGAGAAATGGGACGAGCCAGCGTGCCATCAGGGGCATCTACAGGGAGCCGTGAGGCATGTGAGTTGCGGGATAATGACCAAAGCCGATACGCCGGCAAAGGTGTGCGTGAAGCAGTCAATCACATCAATTTAGATATAAATCAAGCTTTAAAGGGTTTTTCGATAATCGATCAGGAAGGTATTGATAATCGTTTAATTGAACTCGATGGAAGTCCAAATAAATCGAAATTGGGTGCCAATGCCATTTTAGCGGTTTCGCTCGCCTGCGCCCGAGCTCATGCCCAAAGTGTAAAAAAGCCATTGTATGCATCTCTTAACGAGGGGCAGTTGATGATGATGCCTGTGCCCATGATGAATGTTCTAAATGGCGGGGCCCATGCAGACAATAACGTTGATATTCAGGAATTCATGCTTATGCCAATTGGCGCGGCAGATTTTCCTGGCGCCTTGCAAATGGGTACAGAAATTTTTCACACTTTAAAGGCGGTTTTGAAAAAACAAGGTTTAAATACGGCTGTGGGTGATGAAGGCGGATTTGCGCCTGATCTTAAATCGAATCAGCAAGCTTTAGACATCCTTGTGGAAGCCGTACAAAAAGCAGGTTACCAATTGCTGAAAGATGTGGTTTTTGCTTTGGATGTAGCAGCTTCTGAATTGTTTGAGAATGGCTATTACCACTTGGCTTCTGAGGGGAGGAAGTTAAGTAGTGAAGACATGATTCGATATTACAATACCCTTCTTGAGCATTATCCAATTGTCAGCATTGAAGATGGTTTAGATGAAAATGACTGGGAAGGCTGGCAGAAGTTGACTGCCTCACTGGGAAGCCAGGTACAGTTGGTCGGAGATGATTTATTTGTAACAAATTCAAAAATTTTGCAAGAAGGAATCGAACAAAATATGGCTAATGCCATCTTAATTAAATTAAATCAAATTGGCACTTTAACTGAGACGAGACAAGCCATTCATTTAGCTCATGCAAATGGTTATCGTTGCATTATTTCACACCGTTCAGGTGAGACTGAAGACAGTTTCATTGCCGACTTATCAGTAGCAACTGGATGTGGTCAAATCAAGACCGGCTCGCTGTGCCGCACCGACCGGGTGGCTAAATATAACCAGTTGTTGCGAATTCAAGAGATGTCTGCACTGCCTTACGCAGGCAGAACGACTCTCAATTTAAAATCCATTTAA
- a CDS encoding type II/III secretion system protein: MVVRWIFIILLFSNAAWADELITKVIDLHYQNADAVIKLLQPLLQTNEQITGSGQTLIVKVQPNTLTQIRDILHKIDQPPVTFQITVYQGDPDWLSTANSDSIVISTSSASQQKRRQSIEVMNGESAFVSTGEDQPVISSVGVGWLSTGVSYNRRLVQNGLLVEPQLQGQKVKLTVRRIREQDSNASNQQFDQQQVVTTVLIPLNEWVSLGSAEGDAPADADTTVYRAGNQYTQNSTLYIKVNIVQKSSSGIQK, translated from the coding sequence ATGGTCGTCCGCTGGATTTTCATAATATTGTTATTTAGTAATGCCGCTTGGGCTGACGAATTGATAACTAAAGTTATTGATTTGCACTATCAAAATGCTGATGCAGTAATTAAGTTGCTGCAACCATTGCTACAAACTAATGAACAAATTACCGGAAGCGGGCAAACATTGATTGTAAAGGTTCAACCGAATACTTTGACTCAAATCAGAGATATATTGCACAAGATTGATCAACCCCCTGTGACTTTTCAGATCACGGTTTATCAAGGTGATCCTGATTGGCTTAGTACGGCGAATTCAGACAGCATTGTCATCAGCACATCGTCTGCTTCACAGCAAAAACGCCGTCAATCCATTGAGGTTATGAATGGAGAATCTGCATTTGTAAGCACTGGGGAAGATCAGCCGGTGATTAGCTCCGTGGGCGTAGGTTGGTTATCAACTGGTGTAAGCTATAATAGGCGTTTGGTTCAAAATGGCTTGCTCGTTGAACCGCAATTGCAGGGACAGAAAGTAAAGCTGACCGTAAGAAGAATTCGTGAACAAGACAGCAATGCCAGTAACCAGCAGTTTGATCAACAACAGGTGGTCACCACCGTACTTATTCCTTTAAATGAATGGGTTTCACTCGGAAGTGCGGAAGGTGATGCGCCGGCGGATGCCGATACCACCGTTTATCGAGCTGGTAATCAGTATACGCAAAATTCTACCTTATACATCAAAGTAAATATTGTTCAAAAAAGCAGTTCTGGAATTCAAAAATAA
- a CDS encoding TIGR00153 family protein yields the protein MFGPSPIRPIEQHMRKAHQCAKQLHPFFEAVLQEDWPTAESIQKKISYLEKEADLIKRDLRLHLPTGLFLPVSRTDLLELLSAQDRIANKAQDIAGLIVSRKMVIPQGLTKVFIPFLDRCLDASRQACKAINELDELLESGFRGNEVKIVEQMIVTLDEIEHDSDDKLADIRHRIFELEKDLPAIEVIFLYKLVQWIGDLADHAQTVGGRLQILIAR from the coding sequence ATGTTTGGGCCATCACCAATTCGGCCAATAGAACAGCATATGCGTAAAGCACATCAATGCGCTAAACAACTTCACCCTTTTTTTGAGGCAGTGCTTCAAGAGGATTGGCCAACTGCTGAAAGCATCCAGAAAAAAATTTCGTACCTTGAAAAAGAGGCGGATCTGATCAAGAGGGACTTGCGTTTGCATCTCCCAACAGGTTTATTTCTCCCTGTATCACGTACAGACCTTCTTGAATTACTCAGCGCCCAAGATCGCATCGCTAACAAAGCTCAGGATATAGCGGGTTTAATAGTTAGTCGAAAAATGGTTATTCCTCAAGGTTTGACTAAGGTTTTCATTCCCTTTTTAGATCGTTGTCTTGATGCCTCGCGACAAGCTTGTAAAGCCATTAATGAATTAGATGAATTGCTTGAAAGTGGTTTTCGCGGAAATGAAGTTAAAATTGTTGAGCAAATGATTGTAACGCTTGATGAGATTGAACATGACAGTGATGACAAACTGGCAGACATTAGACACCGTATTTTTGAGCTGGAAAAGGATTTACCTGCCATCGAAGTAATTTTTCTTTACAAACTTGTTCAATGGATTGGTGACTTGGCCGATCACGCTCAAACTGTAGGTGGTCGTCTCCAAATTCTCATTGCCCGGTAG
- a CDS encoding inorganic phosphate transporter, whose amino-acid sequence MAYPVLLYILAIAFCFLMTWGVGANDLANVMSTTMGSKAITVRQAMIIAVIFEFAGAFLGGSGVTETMRDGIISSSQLSNQPLVLIEGMLSVLIACTVWMNLASYLGVPVSITNALVGSMVGFGSLVLGSNAVQWQQVYHIAIGWFTSPLIAGITAYALFMSIQQTIFIKSDPLEKAKWYVPIYLFLVGSILSFITVFKGLNHFDIHLNLKQDLAVTLASSISLTIIGMIIIRHIPEMPRIRRRERFLQVEKHFAVLMGLTACAMVFAHGSNDVALAVGPLTIIYSLIMNADHPIAAANYPAWIILLGCGGVVIGFLMYGRKVIETVGSSITALTPSRAFAATLAAATTVVVATSTGIPVSATQTLVGAVLGVGLARGIGALNLIVIRNIFTSWILTLPAASLLTILAYKGLHALIGG is encoded by the coding sequence ATGGCTTATCCTGTTTTATTATATATTCTTGCAATTGCTTTTTGTTTTCTTATGACATGGGGCGTTGGCGCCAATGATTTGGCTAATGTCATGAGCACAACCATGGGCTCAAAAGCCATCACGGTCCGACAAGCCATGATCATCGCTGTAATCTTTGAATTTGCAGGTGCATTTCTTGGCGGAAGTGGTGTCACAGAGACCATGCGCGATGGCATCATCAGTAGCAGCCAATTATCCAATCAACCCCTTGTTCTCATTGAAGGGATGCTGAGTGTTTTGATCGCTTGTACCGTCTGGATGAATTTGGCCAGTTATTTGGGCGTGCCTGTCTCTATTACCAATGCTCTCGTAGGCTCCATGGTGGGATTTGGTTCACTTGTGCTGGGCTCAAATGCGGTGCAGTGGCAGCAGGTGTACCATATTGCAATTGGTTGGTTTACCTCCCCTCTTATCGCCGGCATTACTGCCTATGCTCTTTTTATGAGCATCCAACAAACTATTTTTATCAAAAGCGATCCATTGGAAAAGGCCAAGTGGTATGTTCCCATTTATCTTTTCCTGGTGGGCTCCATTTTATCCTTCATTACCGTATTTAAAGGCTTAAACCATTTTGACATTCATTTAAATCTCAAACAGGATCTAGCCGTTACATTAGCTTCAAGCATCAGCTTGACTATCATTGGCATGATTATTATCAGGCACATTCCTGAAATGCCTCGAATCCGCCGCCGGGAACGCTTTTTACAGGTTGAAAAACATTTTGCTGTGTTAATGGGATTAACCGCTTGCGCCATGGTATTTGCCCACGGTTCAAACGATGTGGCCTTAGCTGTTGGACCTTTAACCATCATTTACAGCTTGATTATGAATGCTGATCATCCCATTGCTGCGGCCAATTATCCTGCATGGATTATTCTTTTAGGTTGCGGTGGCGTGGTCATTGGTTTTCTGATGTATGGCCGGAAAGTCATTGAAACCGTCGGTAGCTCCATTACTGCCTTAACCCCAAGCCGTGCATTTGCAGCCACCTTGGCTGCAGCGACAACGGTGGTGGTGGCAACCAGTACCGGAATACCAGTTTCAGCAACGCAGACTTTAGTGGGTGCCGTTTTAGGCGTCGGCCTGGCCAGAGGTATTGGTGCGTTAAATCTAATCGTTATCCGCAATATTTTTACTTCATGGATTTTAACTTTACCAGCAGCATCTCTGTTAACAATCCTTGCTTATAAGGGATTACATGCTCTGATTGGCGGCTGA
- a CDS encoding CBU_0585 family protein — protein sequence MSKYDIDKAYVSPYDKFFHGFDTKHKPSESQLKEIKKYERIFRLRDNPNLKVEDGEIWEGF from the coding sequence ATGAGCAAATATGATATTGATAAAGCTTACGTAAGTCCCTATGACAAATTTTTCCATGGCTTTGATACTAAACACAAACCATCGGAATCACAATTAAAAGAAATCAAAAAATATGAAAGAATTTTTCGTCTTCGCGATAACCCCAATTTAAAAGTTGAAGACGGTGAAATTTGGGAAGGTTTCTAG